A single Populus alba chromosome 7, ASM523922v2, whole genome shotgun sequence DNA region contains:
- the LOC118052874 gene encoding zinc finger CCCH domain-containing protein 13 isoform X2 — protein MAERKLFKTKICVLYRKGRCHRQNCSFAHGNAELRQSMPSRYGTRDYRGGDLRDKLDQRLSPKRQYSPGKDANRRDSFHGSSPSRSLEKSKKRRKKQQYDGQSDFSGSLKVSDRADDQVKERKSASSELKEMQSNINKLEHHKSELMILLEKKTEEADSLTSRIQELEAQLSAEKEECKRITSNIKKFVKAYKHYVRAQDELKRSEVRFKKLGDQLVSGTATDCNEEDSSIKIVNDGEINGHCAISAQNEMLKQNNSCPIEKSLGGKQYTAEKSTQGNLTNGGHPAETLRLSKLSQFHSHPVQLNSNLEFGVVDNRNNSHFPIGNEGKQKKGKGVSTSIPLDKTKGSCSVLHVPSTSMAARAIDDLVEIEMEENVEAVENISRGIVRGGATYEARSLPFSLPPPPPIHRNTSSKYEGEDENVDVGGLEEEMVDIDIV, from the exons atggcGGAAAGGAAGCTCTTCAAGACGAAGATATGCGTATTATACCGAAAAGGCCGCTGTCATCGTCAAAATTGCTCTTTTGCTCATGGAAACGCCGAGCTTCGTCAATCCATGCCTTCTCGTTATG GTACGCGGGACTATCGAGGTGGTGACTTGAGGGATAAACTTGATCAAAGGCTTTCTCCTAAGCGCCAGTATTCCCCAGGAAAAGATGCAAACAGACGAGACTCATTTCATG GATCCAGCCCTTCCAGGTCTCTTGAGAAAAGCAA AAAACGTAGGAAGAAACAGCAGTATGATGGCCAAAGTGATTTCTCTGGGAGTCTGAAAGTCTCAGATAGGGCAGATGACCaagttaaagaaagaaaaagtgcATCATCTGAG CTAAAAGAAATGCAGTCAAACATCAACAAGCTTGAGCACCACAAATCTGAATTAATG ATCTTACTGGAAAAGAAAACTGAAGAAGCAGATAGTCTTACTTCTAGAATTCAGGAGCTTGAGGCTCAATTATCTGCAGAGAAAGAGGAATGCAAAAG GATCACTTCAAACATCAAGAAGTTTGTCAAAGCATATAAGCACTATGTGCGGGCTCAAGATGAACTTAAAAG GTCAGAAGTTCGATTTAAGAAGTTGGGAGATCAGCTTGTTTCTGGTACTGCAACTGATTGCAATGAAGAGGATTCAAGCATCAAAATTGTCAATGATGGAGAGATAAATGGTCATTGTGCAATCAGTGCACAGAATGAGATGCTAAAGCAGAATAATTCCTGTCCAATTGAGAAAAGTTTGGGTGGTAAACAGTATACCGCTGAAAAATCAACACAAG GCAATTTAACCAATGGTGGCCATCCGGCAGAGACTCTAAGATTGAGTAAGCTTTCCCAATTTCATTCACACCCTGTTCAGCTGAATAGCAACCTGGAATTTGGGGTGGTGGACAATAGGAATAACAGTCATTTTCCTATAGGAAATGAAGGCAagcaaaagaaaggaaaaggtgTTTCCACCAGTATTCCCTTGGATAAG ACCAAGGGTTCATGCTCAGTGCTTCACGTACCATCGACCAGCATGGCTGCTCGTGCAATTGATGACCTAGTTGAAATTGAAATGGAGGAGAATGTTGAAGCAGTTGAAAATATTTCTCGGGGGATTGTTAGAGGAGGTGCTACATATGAGGCCCGAAGCTTGCCATTTTCACTTCCCCCACCTCCTCCAATCCATCGAAATACCTCCTCAAAG TATGAGGGTGAAGATGAGAATGTAGATGTTGGAGGCCTAGAGGAGGAGATGGTGGATATCGATATAGTCTGA
- the LOC118052809 gene encoding uncharacterized protein, with translation MDPNPSKEDFVHIESPSNNDNHLSESIVDVANELSEDDNKNDVVMGRKELPEELSRSVMVLTCESKAEGGTCVVHLVGTAHVSQESCREVQAVVSYLKPQVVFLELCASRVAVLTPQNLKVPTMGEMIEMWKKNHNTFGILYSWFLAKVSDKLEVFPGSEFRVAFEEARKYEGKVVLGDRPVQITLQRTWGKMPLWHKVKLLYSLLFQALFLPSSEDLDKMLKEMDDVDMLTLVIQEMSKQFPTLMDTLVHERDQYMSSTLLRIAKEHTSVVAVVGKGHLQGIKKHWGQPVELKDLMEIPSQKPAVSARKVLASLGVAVAGVVIVSGLYLSRKK, from the exons ATGGATCCGAACCCTTCTAAAGAGGATTTTGTTCACATCGAAAGCCCTAGCAATAACGATAATCATTTAAGCGAAAGCATAGTTGATGTTGCTAATGAACTTAGCGAGGATGATAACAAAAACGACGTCGTGATGGGGAGGAAGGAGCTACCAGAGGAACTTTCACGAAGCGTTATGGTTCTCACGTGCGAGTCGAAAGCTGAAGGTGGCACTTGTGTCGTGCATTTAGTTGGTACTGCTCATGTTTCTCAG GAATCATGCCGGGAAGTACAAGCTGTAGTCAGTTACTTGAAACCGCAG GTTGTATTTCTGGAATTGTGTGCGAGTAGAGTGGCTGTGCTTACTCCTCAGAATTTAAAG gTGCCAACAATGGGGGAAATGATAGAGATGTGGAAGAAAAATCATAACACATTTGGAATTCTTTATAGCTGGTTTCTTGCAAAG gTTTCCGATAAGCTTGAAGTTTTTCCTGGTTCTGAGTTCCGGGTAGCATTTGAAGAAGCGAGAAAGTATGAGGGTAAGGTAGTACTTGGTGATCGTCCTGTACAG ATTACTTTGCAAAGGACATGGGGTAAAATGCCACTTTGGCATAAAGTAAAATTGTTGTACTCGTTACTTTTTCAAGCGTTATTTTTACCAAGCTCTGAGGATCTTGACAAAATG CTAAAAGAAATGGATGATGTTGACATGCTGACTCTAGTCATTCAAGAAATGAGCAAGCAGTTCCCCACTCTAATGGATACCCTTGTGCATGAGCGAGATCA GTACATGTCGTCAACGCTGCTAAGAATTGCTAAAGAACACACTTCAGTCGTTGCAGTAGTTGGAAAGGGGCATTTGCAAGGGATTAAGAAACATTGGGGGCAACCTGTTGAG TTGAAGGATCTCATGGAAATTCCTTCACAGAAACCAGCTGTTTCAGCTCGGAAGGTTCTTGCATCTCTAGGTGTTGCAGTTGCTGGTGTGGTTATTGTTTCAGGCCTTTACCTTTCACGCAAGAAATAG
- the LOC140954157 gene encoding uncharacterized protein, with amino-acid sequence MKTRYVKRLTRSLLTQLNSPQSHRFFSSTTTTKSPLRRHQTTLNSTRPTYSPPKFLQITTFATKNESIFDAADELREDDNKHDVASERKEPPHDFSRNVVVLTCESKAEGGKCVVYLVGTAHVSQASCREVEAVIRHVKPQVVFLELCASRVGLLTIRNLKVPTMKEMIEKWKKTQNAPQIFLSWFYATVGEKLGVVPGSEFQVAFEEARKCEAKVVLGDRPAQITFRRTQGKLPFWHKVKFLCAVFVQTLFSSSSKSIDTMIKDLDDVKKVTISTKKLSKQYPTVMETLVDERDQYMSSILLRIAKEHTAVVAVIGKGHLQGIKKYWEQPIELKDLLELPPQKPPFSALKVFAVAGMAIGSAFIFQARNS; translated from the exons ATGAAGACTCGATATGTAAAGCGGTTGACTCGCTCACTACTCACCCAACTCAACTCACCACAATCGCACCGGTTCTTCTCGAGCACTACCACCACTAAATCTCCTCTTCGCCGCCACCAAACCACCCTCAATTCCACTCGACCCACCTACTCGCCCCCCAAATTCCTCCAAATTACCACATTTGCCACAAAAAACGAGAGCATATTTGATGCTGCTGACGAACTTAGGGAGGATGATAATAAACACGACGTCGCGTCGGAGAGGAAGGAGCCACCACATGATTTTTCTAGAAATGTAGTGGTTCTCACGTGCGAGTCGAAAGCTGAGGGTGGCAAGTGTGTGGTTTATTTAGTTGGCACTGCTCATGTTTCTCAG GCATCATGCAGGGAAGTAGAAGCTGTAATCCGTCATGTGAAACCACAG GTTGTATTTCTGGAATTGTGTGCAAGTAGAGTCGGTCTGCTTACCATTCGGAATTTAAAG GTACCAACAATGAAGGAAATGATAGAAAAGTGGAAGAAAACACAAAATGCGCCTCAAATTTTTCTTAGCTGGTTCTATGCCACC GTTGGCGAAAAGCTTGGAGTTGTTCCTGGTTCTGAGTTCCAGGTAGCATTTGAAGAAGCAAGAAAATGTGAGGCCAAGGTGGTACTTGGTGATCGCCCTGCACAG ATTACTTTCAGGAGGACACAAGGTAAGTTGCCTTTTTGGCATAAAGTAAAATTCTTGTGTGCTGTATTTgttcaaacattattttcatcGAGCTCTAAGAGTATCGACACAATG ATAAAAGACTTGGATGATGTTAAGAAGGTTActatttcaactaaaaaactaaGCAAGCAGTACCCCACTGTAATGGAAACCCTTGTGGATGAACGAGatca GTACATGTCATCGATCCTGCTAAGAATCGCTAAAGAACATACCGCGGTCGTAGCAGTCATAGGAAAAGGGCATTTGCAAGGAATTAAGAAGTATTGGGAGCAACCTATTGAG TTGAAGGATCTTCTTGAACTTCCTCCTCAGAAACCACCCTTTTCAGCTCTGAAGGTTTTTGCAGTTGCTGGTATGGCCATTGGTTCAGCATTTATCTTTCAAGCAAGAAATAGCTAA
- the LOC118052874 gene encoding zinc finger CCCH domain-containing protein 13 isoform X3 — protein MAERKLFKTKICVLYRKGRCHRQNCSFAHGNAELRQSMPSRYGTRDYRGGDLRDKLDQRLSPKRQYSPGKDANRRDSFHGSSPSRSLEKSNDRKRRKKQQYDGQSDFSGSLKVSDRADDQVKERKSASSELKEMQSNINKLEHHKSELMILLEKKTEEADSLTSRIQELEAQLSAEKEECKRITSNIKKFVKAYKHYVRAQDELKRSEVRFKKLGDQLVSGTATDCNEEDSSIKIVNDGEINGHCAISAQNEMLKQNNSCPIEKSLGGKQYTAEKSTQGNLTNGGHPAETLRLRNEGKQKKGKGVSTSIPLDKTKGSCSVLHVPSTSMAARAIDDLVEIEMEENVEAVENISRGIVRGGATYEARSLPFSLPPPPPIHRNTSSKYEGEDENVDVGGLEEEMVDIDIV, from the exons atggcGGAAAGGAAGCTCTTCAAGACGAAGATATGCGTATTATACCGAAAAGGCCGCTGTCATCGTCAAAATTGCTCTTTTGCTCATGGAAACGCCGAGCTTCGTCAATCCATGCCTTCTCGTTATG GTACGCGGGACTATCGAGGTGGTGACTTGAGGGATAAACTTGATCAAAGGCTTTCTCCTAAGCGCCAGTATTCCCCAGGAAAAGATGCAAACAGACGAGACTCATTTCATG GATCCAGCCCTTCCAGGTCTCTTGAGAAAAGCAA TGACAGAAAACGTAGGAAGAAACAGCAGTATGATGGCCAAAGTGATTTCTCTGGGAGTCTGAAAGTCTCAGATAGGGCAGATGACCaagttaaagaaagaaaaagtgcATCATCTGAG CTAAAAGAAATGCAGTCAAACATCAACAAGCTTGAGCACCACAAATCTGAATTAATG ATCTTACTGGAAAAGAAAACTGAAGAAGCAGATAGTCTTACTTCTAGAATTCAGGAGCTTGAGGCTCAATTATCTGCAGAGAAAGAGGAATGCAAAAG GATCACTTCAAACATCAAGAAGTTTGTCAAAGCATATAAGCACTATGTGCGGGCTCAAGATGAACTTAAAAG GTCAGAAGTTCGATTTAAGAAGTTGGGAGATCAGCTTGTTTCTGGTACTGCAACTGATTGCAATGAAGAGGATTCAAGCATCAAAATTGTCAATGATGGAGAGATAAATGGTCATTGTGCAATCAGTGCACAGAATGAGATGCTAAAGCAGAATAATTCCTGTCCAATTGAGAAAAGTTTGGGTGGTAAACAGTATACCGCTGAAAAATCAACACAAG GCAATTTAACCAATGGTGGCCATCCGGCAGAGACTCTAAGATTGA GAAATGAAGGCAagcaaaagaaaggaaaaggtgTTTCCACCAGTATTCCCTTGGATAAG ACCAAGGGTTCATGCTCAGTGCTTCACGTACCATCGACCAGCATGGCTGCTCGTGCAATTGATGACCTAGTTGAAATTGAAATGGAGGAGAATGTTGAAGCAGTTGAAAATATTTCTCGGGGGATTGTTAGAGGAGGTGCTACATATGAGGCCCGAAGCTTGCCATTTTCACTTCCCCCACCTCCTCCAATCCATCGAAATACCTCCTCAAAG TATGAGGGTGAAGATGAGAATGTAGATGTTGGAGGCCTAGAGGAGGAGATGGTGGATATCGATATAGTCTGA
- the LOC118052874 gene encoding zinc finger CCCH domain-containing protein 13 isoform X1: MAERKLFKTKICVLYRKGRCHRQNCSFAHGNAELRQSMPSRYGTRDYRGGDLRDKLDQRLSPKRQYSPGKDANRRDSFHGSSPSRSLEKSNDRKRRKKQQYDGQSDFSGSLKVSDRADDQVKERKSASSELKEMQSNINKLEHHKSELMILLEKKTEEADSLTSRIQELEAQLSAEKEECKRITSNIKKFVKAYKHYVRAQDELKRSEVRFKKLGDQLVSGTATDCNEEDSSIKIVNDGEINGHCAISAQNEMLKQNNSCPIEKSLGGKQYTAEKSTQGNLTNGGHPAETLRLSKLSQFHSHPVQLNSNLEFGVVDNRNNSHFPIGNEGKQKKGKGVSTSIPLDKTKGSCSVLHVPSTSMAARAIDDLVEIEMEENVEAVENISRGIVRGGATYEARSLPFSLPPPPPIHRNTSSKYEGEDENVDVGGLEEEMVDIDIV, translated from the exons atggcGGAAAGGAAGCTCTTCAAGACGAAGATATGCGTATTATACCGAAAAGGCCGCTGTCATCGTCAAAATTGCTCTTTTGCTCATGGAAACGCCGAGCTTCGTCAATCCATGCCTTCTCGTTATG GTACGCGGGACTATCGAGGTGGTGACTTGAGGGATAAACTTGATCAAAGGCTTTCTCCTAAGCGCCAGTATTCCCCAGGAAAAGATGCAAACAGACGAGACTCATTTCATG GATCCAGCCCTTCCAGGTCTCTTGAGAAAAGCAA TGACAGAAAACGTAGGAAGAAACAGCAGTATGATGGCCAAAGTGATTTCTCTGGGAGTCTGAAAGTCTCAGATAGGGCAGATGACCaagttaaagaaagaaaaagtgcATCATCTGAG CTAAAAGAAATGCAGTCAAACATCAACAAGCTTGAGCACCACAAATCTGAATTAATG ATCTTACTGGAAAAGAAAACTGAAGAAGCAGATAGTCTTACTTCTAGAATTCAGGAGCTTGAGGCTCAATTATCTGCAGAGAAAGAGGAATGCAAAAG GATCACTTCAAACATCAAGAAGTTTGTCAAAGCATATAAGCACTATGTGCGGGCTCAAGATGAACTTAAAAG GTCAGAAGTTCGATTTAAGAAGTTGGGAGATCAGCTTGTTTCTGGTACTGCAACTGATTGCAATGAAGAGGATTCAAGCATCAAAATTGTCAATGATGGAGAGATAAATGGTCATTGTGCAATCAGTGCACAGAATGAGATGCTAAAGCAGAATAATTCCTGTCCAATTGAGAAAAGTTTGGGTGGTAAACAGTATACCGCTGAAAAATCAACACAAG GCAATTTAACCAATGGTGGCCATCCGGCAGAGACTCTAAGATTGAGTAAGCTTTCCCAATTTCATTCACACCCTGTTCAGCTGAATAGCAACCTGGAATTTGGGGTGGTGGACAATAGGAATAACAGTCATTTTCCTATAGGAAATGAAGGCAagcaaaagaaaggaaaaggtgTTTCCACCAGTATTCCCTTGGATAAG ACCAAGGGTTCATGCTCAGTGCTTCACGTACCATCGACCAGCATGGCTGCTCGTGCAATTGATGACCTAGTTGAAATTGAAATGGAGGAGAATGTTGAAGCAGTTGAAAATATTTCTCGGGGGATTGTTAGAGGAGGTGCTACATATGAGGCCCGAAGCTTGCCATTTTCACTTCCCCCACCTCCTCCAATCCATCGAAATACCTCCTCAAAG TATGAGGGTGAAGATGAGAATGTAGATGTTGGAGGCCTAGAGGAGGAGATGGTGGATATCGATATAGTCTGA